One Buteo buteo chromosome 4, bButBut1.hap1.1, whole genome shotgun sequence DNA segment encodes these proteins:
- the LOC142030195 gene encoding annexin A8-like, which translates to MAWWKAWSEAEGRSVTGALNFDPAPDAQTLYKAMKGLGTDEQAIIDVLTKRSNMQRQQIAKSFKGQFGKDLIESLKSELSGNFERLIVALMYSPFKYDAKELYDAMKGVGTSEGVIIEILASRTKAQIKEIIKAYKEEYGSDLEEDIKSETSGYFEQILVCLLQGERDNATLYVDTTLALQDAETLYAAGEKIQGTDEMQFITILCTRSATHLLKVFEEYQKLAGKSIEDSIKSETRGSLEDAMLAIVKCTRNVHCYFAERLYHALKGAGTHDGTLIRVIVSRSEVDLNLIKAEFKRIAGKSLSSMILDDTSGDYKTALLNLCGSD; encoded by the exons ATGGCATGGTGGAAGGCCTGG agcgAAGCAGAGGGCAGGTCCGTGACAGGTGCTTTAAACTTTGACCCTGCACCTGATGCTCAAACTCTGTACAAGGCCATGAAAGGGCTTG GGACTGATGAACAAGCTATAATTGATGTCCTAACCAAAAGGAGCAATATGCAGCGTCAACAGATTGCCAAATCCTTCAAAGGACAGTTTGGAAAG GATCTGATTGAAAGCCTGAAGTCTGAACTGAGTGGCAACTTTGAGAGGCTCATTGTAGCTCTCATGTACTCCCCATTCAAGTATGATGCCAAGGAGCTCTATGATGCCATGAAG GGTGTGGGAACCAGTGAAGGTGTTATCATAGAGATCCTGGCATCCCGGACAAAAGCACAGATCAAAGAGATAATCAAGGCTTACAAAGAAG AATATGGTTCTGATCTGGAAGAAGACATAAAATCGGAAACAAGTGGCTACTTTGAACAGATTCTGGTTTGCCTTCTTCAG GGTGAGAGGGACAATGCCACTCTCTATGTGGACACAACACTGGCTCTTCAGGATGCAGAG ACTCTTTATGCTGCTGGGGAGAAGATACAGGGCACTGATGAGATGCAGTTCATCACCATCTTGTGCACAAGGAGTGCCACACACTTGCTGAAAG TGTTTGAAGAATACCAGAAACTGGCTGGTAAGAGCATAGAAGACTCTATCAAGAGTGAAACCCGTGGTTCACTTGAGGATGCCATGCTGGCTATTG TGAAATGCACCAGGAACGTCCATTGCTACTTTGCAGAGAGGCTGTACCATGCTTTAAAG GGAGCTGGCACCCACGATGGGACTCTTATAAGGGTGATTGTTTCTCGAAGTGAAGTTGACTTAAATCTTATAAAGGCTGAATTCAAGCGTATTGCAGGAAAGTCTCTCTCCAGTATGATTCTG GATGACACCAGTGGTGATTACAAGACAGCCTTGCTGAATCTCTGTGGCAGTGACTGA